In Selenomonas sp. TAMA-11512, a genomic segment contains:
- a CDS encoding phosphopentomutase: MAGIKRVFLIVLDSFGIGCAPDAADFGDGHCNTLASLTTSSELHAPNLTKLGLFNIDGVGCGTPADSPIGTFARLRELSRGKDTTIGHWEIAGIVSEQPMPTYPNGFPTEILEQLSAACDGKKILCNKPYSGTQVIHDYGREQEETGGLIVYTSADSVLQIAANEADVPVERLYDYCRAARKIMQGEHGVGRIIARPYVGSYPNYERTAHRHDFSLDPTGDTMMDALVRQGHEVIAVGKISDIFAGRGVTRSTGVNESNADGMEKTLRIQQEDFTGLCFVNLVDFDMTYGHRRDIAGYARATTEFDVQLGTFMERMREDDVLMITADHGCDPGAPGTDHTREYVPLLVYGAQIRQGINLGTYPTFAMIGATVADMFGAGLTTKGESLLPRVLAH, translated from the coding sequence ATGGCCGGTATCAAACGCGTATTCCTCATCGTCCTCGACAGCTTCGGCATCGGGTGTGCTCCGGACGCAGCCGACTTCGGTGATGGGCACTGCAACACGCTCGCATCGCTGACGACGTCGTCGGAACTGCACGCGCCGAACCTCACGAAGCTAGGTCTCTTTAACATCGACGGCGTTGGCTGTGGTACGCCCGCAGACAGTCCCATCGGTACTTTTGCACGATTGCGGGAGCTCTCGCGCGGCAAGGACACGACGATCGGGCACTGGGAAATCGCAGGCATTGTCTCCGAGCAGCCCATGCCGACGTATCCGAACGGATTCCCGACGGAGATCCTCGAGCAGCTCTCGGCGGCATGCGACGGGAAGAAAATCCTCTGCAACAAGCCCTACTCCGGCACACAGGTCATCCACGACTACGGACGCGAGCAGGAGGAGACGGGCGGACTCATCGTCTACACGTCGGCGGACAGCGTACTGCAGATCGCGGCGAACGAGGCCGATGTCCCCGTCGAGCGGCTCTATGACTACTGCCGTGCGGCACGCAAGATCATGCAGGGCGAGCACGGCGTCGGGCGCATTATTGCACGGCCGTACGTCGGCAGCTATCCGAACTACGAGCGCACAGCACATCGTCACGACTTCTCCCTCGACCCGACGGGCGATACGATGATGGATGCACTCGTGCGGCAGGGGCATGAGGTCATCGCCGTCGGCAAGATCAGCGACATCTTTGCGGGGCGTGGCGTCACGCGCAGCACGGGTGTCAACGAGAGCAACGCCGACGGTATGGAAAAGACACTTCGCATCCAGCAGGAGGACTTCACGGGGCTGTGCTTCGTCAACCTCGTCGATTTCGACATGACGTATGGACACAGGCGTGACATTGCAGGCTATGCACGCGCGACAACGGAGTTCGACGTGCAGCTCGGCACGTTCATGGAGCGTATGCGTGAGGACGACGTGCTGATGATTACGGCCGACCACGGCTGCGACCCCGGCGCACCCGGCACGGATCACACGCGTGAGTACGTGCCGCTCCTCGTCTACGGCGCACAGATCCGCCAAGGGATCAACCTCGGGACGTACCCGACCTTCGCCATGATCGGCGCGACCGTGGCGGATATGTTCGGTGCGGGACTGACGACGAAGGGCGAGAGCCTGCTGCCGCGCGTTCTTGCGCACTGA
- the deoD gene encoding purine-nucleoside phosphorylase — MPTPHIAAAKGEVAERILLPDDPLRAKYIAENFLEGAKEYTNIRNILGYTGTYKGHPISVQGTGMGMPSISIYVNELIREYGCKTLIRIGSCGACHKDIHIRDVLIAQATTTDSSMPRNIFGSAVNFAPVANFDLLRSAYQAAVDKGIAVRVGNVMSQDRFYDDELDIQKLASYGVLGLEMEAAALYLIAAKFGVRALALFTVSDHLVSDEPPSTAEERQTSFSEMIEIALEASIA; from the coding sequence ATGCCAACCCCACACATTGCAGCTGCAAAGGGCGAAGTCGCTGAGCGCATTCTCCTGCCGGATGACCCGCTCCGCGCCAAGTACATCGCCGAGAACTTCCTCGAGGGTGCGAAAGAGTACACGAACATCCGCAACATCCTCGGCTACACCGGCACGTACAAGGGGCATCCCATCTCCGTGCAGGGAACGGGCATGGGGATGCCGTCCATCTCCATCTACGTCAACGAGCTCATCCGCGAGTACGGCTGCAAGACGCTGATCCGCATCGGCAGCTGCGGCGCATGCCACAAGGACATCCACATCCGCGACGTCCTCATCGCGCAGGCGACGACGACCGACTCCTCCATGCCGCGCAACATCTTCGGTTCTGCGGTCAACTTTGCACCGGTCGCGAACTTTGATCTGCTGCGCTCTGCCTATCAGGCCGCCGTCGACAAAGGCATCGCCGTGCGCGTCGGAAACGTGATGTCGCAGGATCGCTTCTACGATGACGAACTCGACATTCAAAAGCTCGCGAGCTACGGCGTCCTCGGTCTGGAGATGGAGGCAGCGGCACTCTACCTCATCGCGGCGAAGTTCGGCGTACGCGCCCTCGCACTCTTTACCGTCAGCGACCACCTCGTCAGTGACGAGCCGCCTTCCACGGCAGAGGAGCGTCAGACATCGTTCAGCGAGATGATCGAGATTGCACTGGAGGCGTCGATCGCCTGA
- a CDS encoding NCS2 family permease: MGSDNVQSRRVEVMAGLTSFFAISYIIIVNPLILADGGIPAELSVFATIFASVIGCLLMALWADAPIILTPGMGINAFFTYTVVTNMGFRWQEALAISLVSALIFFALAVTRAGRVLADAVPKSLKYAVTAGIGLFLVEIGLEKAELIRAGENSILALGDLQNPSAQLALLGLVLSLLFYQQRVKGGFFIAILIVTVIANVFGIVHANTIEIDMTRLGEYGALLFAEDFSSVLTISFWLAVFSMTMILVFESIGLLEGLLPDTEKFRNAFRASSLTAVFSSVLGTSPTVAAAESAAGIVEGGAARADGTRWQRIVLAHTRFIPLLAYVPQAAVAPVIIITGALMMQQLENIQFQDFSEWFPAFLIIVLIPLTNSISTGLAFGFAAHPMMKVFTGRRRELGTLSYVLGVLFLLQLIFEAVQ; encoded by the coding sequence ATGGGTTCGGACAACGTGCAGAGCAGGCGCGTGGAGGTGATGGCGGGGCTGACGTCGTTCTTCGCCATCTCGTACATCATCATCGTCAATCCGCTGATTCTCGCGGACGGAGGGATTCCGGCGGAACTGAGCGTGTTCGCGACGATATTCGCCTCGGTGATCGGGTGTCTGCTGATGGCACTCTGGGCGGATGCGCCGATCATTTTGACGCCCGGTATGGGCATCAATGCGTTCTTCACATATACTGTCGTGACGAACATGGGGTTCCGTTGGCAGGAGGCGCTCGCCATCTCGCTCGTCTCGGCGCTCATCTTCTTCGCGCTGGCGGTGACACGCGCGGGAAGGGTGCTGGCGGATGCCGTGCCGAAATCGCTAAAGTACGCAGTGACGGCGGGCATCGGGCTGTTCCTCGTGGAGATCGGACTGGAGAAGGCGGAGCTGATCCGTGCCGGCGAGAACTCGATCCTCGCGCTCGGCGATCTGCAAAACCCGTCTGCGCAGCTCGCACTCCTCGGCCTCGTGCTGAGCTTGCTATTCTATCAGCAGCGCGTGAAGGGAGGATTTTTCATCGCCATCCTCATCGTGACGGTCATCGCCAATGTGTTCGGCATTGTCCATGCGAATACGATTGAGATTGATATGACGCGGCTCGGTGAGTACGGCGCACTGCTCTTTGCAGAGGACTTCTCCTCCGTGCTGACGATTTCGTTCTGGCTCGCGGTCTTCTCGATGACAATGATCCTCGTCTTTGAGTCCATCGGATTGCTCGAAGGACTGCTGCCCGATACGGAGAAGTTCCGCAACGCGTTCCGCGCCTCGTCGTTGACGGCGGTGTTCTCCTCGGTGCTCGGGACGAGCCCGACGGTCGCCGCCGCGGAGAGTGCGGCGGGCATCGTCGAGGGGGGGGCGGCGCGGGCTGACGGCACTCGTTGGCAGCGCATTGTTCTGGCTCACACTCGTTTCATCCCGCTGCTCGCCTACGTTCCACAGGCGGCTGTCGCACCGGTCATTATCATCACGGGTGCCTTAATGATGCAGCAGCTTGAGAACATCCAATTTCAGGATTTCTCCGAGTGGTTCCCTGCGTTTCTCATCATCGTCCTCATCCCGCTGACGAACAGTATCTCGACGGGCTTGGCGTTCGGTTTCGCCGCGCACCCGATGATGAAGGTGTTTACGGGCCGCCGGCGCGAGCTCGGCACGCTCTCTTACGTCCTTGGCGTTCTGTTCCTCCTGCAGCTCATCTTTGAGGCGGTGCAGTAA
- a CDS encoding cyclic nucleotide-binding domain-containing protein, translating to MLLPPFPEIPPHLLRVARPLTFQPDEIIRCKGTHADTVYILLAGRVRIINEFKDGDRYVFAIADSPTFLGEYEALAGAPYYAATCEAEMVCDLLAVSTEAFGAWLQRDAGAAFAVACMIARKSWPISDEYGQIKYLTAQSRLLAYLQKTCPHAMPPCVSPCAGRTSPMPSVRA from the coding sequence ATGCTTTTGCCGCCATTCCCCGAAATACCACCACACCTGCTGCGCGTTGCGCGGCCGCTCACATTCCAGCCCGACGAGATCATCCGCTGTAAGGGGACGCATGCCGATACGGTCTACATCCTCCTCGCGGGGCGCGTGCGCATCATCAACGAGTTCAAAGACGGCGATCGGTATGTCTTCGCCATCGCCGACTCGCCCACATTCCTCGGCGAGTACGAGGCACTTGCAGGCGCGCCGTACTATGCCGCGACGTGCGAGGCAGAGATGGTATGCGATCTGCTTGCCGTCAGCACCGAGGCGTTCGGCGCGTGGCTTCAGCGCGACGCGGGAGCAGCATTTGCCGTCGCCTGTATGATCGCGCGAAAATCTTGGCCCATCTCGGACGAATACGGCCAGATCAAATACCTAACGGCTCAATCGCGCCTCCTCGCCTACCTGCAAAAAACCTGCCCTCATGCGATGCCGCCGTGCGTCTCCCCATGCGCCGGCAGGACATCGCCGATGCCATCGGTACGAGCTTAA
- a CDS encoding helix-turn-helix domain-containing protein — MRRQDIADAIGTSLKTVNRSIDRLRAEGLLSLDRGKLALTPEQCVKVRAMDESKIKKALLSK; from the coding sequence ATGCGCCGGCAGGACATCGCCGATGCCATCGGTACGAGCTTAAAGACGGTCAACCGCAGCATTGACCGTCTCCGTGCAGAGGGACTCCTCTCCCTCGACCGCGGCAAGCTCGCCCTCACACCTGAGCAATGCGTCAAGGTAAGAGCGATGGATGAGAGCAAAATCAAAAAGGCTCTGCTCTCTAAGTAG
- a CDS encoding IS30 family transposase encodes MTVKRRVFDVEPGRDKAAVKNMGEKLDTSGGNTKRVSSVTSDISASYLPAVREVFPNAKQPIDKFHVKQGFLKALDEVRKDEQNGKSLDECPDEVNQRKEFGHWEIDSVVGRKGTKPILLTLVERKTRKSIYVLVKDKKQKEVIQALRRAQRRVKGDFTQVFKSITADNGTEFLDGEGLREAAKCDEVYYAHPFSSWERGSNENGNRMLRRWLPKGTDFSTIKPKALQQIEDWVNNYPRKIFDYKTANDMYAEAISCIKV; translated from the coding sequence GTGACAGTCAAACGCCGTGTCTTCGATGTCGAACCTGGCCGCGACAAAGCGGCTGTCAAGAACATGGGCGAAAAACTCGATACGAGCGGCGGCAACACGAAGCGCGTCAGCTCTGTCACCAGCGACATATCCGCAAGCTATCTGCCCGCCGTCAGGGAAGTGTTTCCGAACGCCAAGCAACCCATCGACAAATTTCACGTCAAACAGGGTTTTCTCAAAGCCTTGGATGAGGTACGTAAGGACGAGCAAAACGGCAAAAGCCTTGATGAGTGTCCTGATGAAGTAAACCAACGAAAAGAATTCGGACATTGGGAGATTGACTCGGTTGTTGGGCGCAAGGGAACAAAGCCCATCCTTCTGACACTGGTCGAAAGGAAAACGAGGAAATCCATCTATGTGCTGGTAAAAGACAAGAAGCAGAAGGAAGTGATACAAGCGCTCCGACGAGCACAACGGAGAGTCAAAGGAGATTTTACACAAGTGTTCAAAAGCATCACGGCAGACAATGGAACGGAGTTTCTTGACGGAGAGGGACTGCGAGAGGCAGCTAAGTGTGATGAGGTGTACTATGCGCACCCATTCAGCAGTTGGGAAAGAGGAAGCAATGAGAACGGGAACCGCATGTTGCGCCGATGGCTTCCGAAAGGGACAGATTTCAGTACAATAAAGCCGAAGGCGCTGCAACAAATCGAGGATTGGGTCAACAACTACCCACGCAAAATCTTCGACTATAAGACGGCAAATGATATGTATGCAGAGGCTATATCATGTATCAAAGTTTAA
- a CDS encoding Rrf2 family transcriptional regulator, protein MQITSKFTIAVHMISAIDYFQDSEKVTSSFLAGSIGANPVIVRNVMGNLKEAGIIGISQGKSGIRLTKGLAEITFYDVYKAVDCVEDEGLFHFHENPNTKCPVGRNIHRAMDGKLRQVQDAMENELRHITIADVAADVKKEGGTADCDDMNQ, encoded by the coding sequence ATGCAGATTACAAGTAAATTCACGATAGCGGTTCATATGATCAGTGCCATTGATTATTTTCAAGACAGCGAAAAAGTCACCAGCAGTTTTCTCGCAGGAAGTATCGGAGCAAATCCTGTTATTGTAAGAAATGTGATGGGGAATCTGAAAGAGGCCGGCATCATTGGAATCAGTCAGGGCAAAAGCGGCATCCGACTTACAAAAGGACTTGCTGAGATCACCTTTTATGATGTGTATAAGGCTGTAGACTGTGTGGAGGACGAGGGACTTTTCCATTTCCATGAGAATCCGAATACCAAATGCCCCGTGGGAAGGAACATTCATCGGGCTATGGACGGAAAGCTCCGGCAGGTACAGGACGCAATGGAAAATGAACTGCGCCATATCACGATAGCTGATGTTGCGGCAGATGTGAAAAAGGAAGGCGGCACCGCCGACTGCGATGACATGAATCAGTAG
- a CDS encoding NAD(P)H-binding protein yields the protein MKIAVAAANGKAAGKIITEALNRGFEVTAFGRRENNTDAKDYVQKDLFDLTAEDLKGYDAVVDAFGAWTEETLPQHSTSLKYLCDVLSGTDTRLLVVGGAGSLYVNPEHTAQVADSPDFPDSFKPLAAAMAKALTELRDRKDVKWTYISPACDFRADGERGGKYILGGEELTLNSKGESIISYADYAVAMIDEIEKGDHIRQRISVAGE from the coding sequence ATGAAAATCGCAGTAGCAGCAGCAAACGGCAAAGCGGCAGGAAAGATCATCACCGAAGCGCTGAACAGGGGATTCGAGGTTACAGCGTTCGGCCGCAGGGAGAACAACACCGATGCGAAGGACTATGTGCAGAAGGACTTGTTCGATTTGACCGCAGAGGATTTGAAGGGGTATGATGCGGTAGTTGACGCATTCGGAGCATGGACGGAGGAGACTCTTCCTCAGCACAGCACGTCGCTGAAGTATCTTTGCGACGTGCTTTCCGGCACGGACACCCGTCTTCTTGTTGTAGGCGGCGCGGGCAGTCTGTATGTCAATCCGGAACATACCGCACAGGTTGCTGACAGTCCCGATTTTCCGGATTCATTCAAGCCTCTCGCGGCAGCTATGGCAAAGGCACTCACCGAGCTTCGGGACCGTAAGGATGTGAAGTGGACATACATCAGCCCCGCATGCGATTTCCGGGCAGATGGAGAGCGCGGCGGCAAGTATATTCTTGGCGGAGAGGAATTGACGCTTAACAGCAAAGGTGAGAGTATTATCAGCTATGCGGACTATGCCGTCGCGATGATTGATGAGATTGAGAAGGGTGACCATATCCGGCAGAGAATCAGCGTGGCAGGAGAATGA
- a CDS encoding PDDEXK nuclease domain-containing protein: MLELGRGFSFVARQKHFTFDGRHFRIDLVFYNYILKCFVLIDLKVGDLTHQDLGQMQMYVHYYERELMNEGDNPPIGIVLCADKSDAVVRYTLPEGETQIFASKYKLYLPSEEELSKEIRHEYQALKSARMEEDAER; the protein is encoded by the coding sequence TTGCTGGAACTCGGCAGGGGCTTTTCCTTTGTTGCACGACAGAAGCATTTTACGTTTGATGGGCGTCACTTTCGTATCGATCTTGTATTTTACAATTATATTTTGAAGTGTTTCGTTCTGATCGATTTGAAGGTTGGTGATTTAACGCATCAAGATTTGGGTCAGATGCAGATGTATGTACATTACTACGAGCGTGAGTTGATGAATGAGGGAGACAATCCGCCGATCGGCATTGTTCTTTGTGCAGATAAAAGTGATGCGGTTGTGCGATATACGCTGCCGGAGGGTGAAACACAGATTTTTGCCTCGAAGTATAAGCTATATCTCCCAAGTGAGGAAGAGTTGAGTAAAGAGATTCGCCATGAATATCAGGCACTGAAATCTGCCAGAATGGAAGAGGATGCAGAGCGATGA
- a CDS encoding DUF1016 N-terminal domain-containing protein, protein MNNKFYEGIKKILASARNRAYQAANFAMVESYWQIGKSIVVEQGGAERAEYGVGLLKELSARLTADFGKGFTVANLKNMRQFYLTFPNGYALRSELSWTHYRLLMRVENQAARLFYMEEAVSSQWSTRQLDRQINSFLYERLLSSKNKEAVGKEVLHLEASKTSEDLIRDPYVLEFLGLSPRDDFYESDLEQVLITHL, encoded by the coding sequence ATGAATAACAAGTTCTATGAGGGGATTAAAAAAATACTTGCATCCGCCAGAAACAGAGCATATCAGGCTGCGAATTTTGCCATGGTGGAGTCCTATTGGCAGATCGGCAAATCCATTGTCGTGGAGCAAGGCGGGGCAGAGCGCGCAGAATATGGCGTCGGACTGCTGAAGGAGCTGTCTGCTCGACTGACAGCAGATTTTGGGAAAGGTTTTACTGTGGCAAATTTAAAGAATATGCGACAGTTCTATTTGACTTTTCCAAATGGCTACGCACTGCGTAGCGAATTGAGCTGGACGCATTATCGTCTGCTTATGCGTGTGGAAAATCAGGCTGCACGCTTATTTTATATGGAAGAAGCAGTCTCATCTCAATGGAGTACGCGTCAACTGGATCGGCAAATCAATTCGTTCCTCTATGAACGATTGCTTTCCAGCAAGAATAAGGAAGCTGTGGGGAAAGAAGTGCTTCATTTGGAGGCTTCTAAAACGTCGGAGGATTTGATTCGCGATCCGTATGTACTGGAATTCCTTGGTCTATCCCCGCGTGATGATTTTTATGAGAGCGACTTGGAGCAAGTGCTTATTACACATTTGTAG
- a CDS encoding DUF4391 domain-containing protein has product MCFLVQKAITLRLEGLSMDVVYENLVRRIAGAALGADTAVTLKQRVAEQVHRERLAKQIAALEGKIAREKQPKKKVALVQQLCVLQGEMDEGLYE; this is encoded by the coding sequence ATGTGTTTCCTTGTTCAGAAGGCAATCACGCTGCGGCTCGAGGGGCTGTCGATGGACGTCGTCTATGAGAACCTCGTCCGCCGCATTGCAGGCGCAGCACTCGGGGCTGATACCGCTGTAACGCTCAAGCAGCGCGTCGCGGAGCAGGTGCACAGAGAGCGTCTCGCGAAACAGATCGCCGCACTCGAAGGGAAGATTGCGCGGGAGAAGCAGCCGAAGAAAAAGGTTGCTCTTGTACAGCAGCTGTGCGTGCTGCAGGGGGAGATGGATGAGGGGCTCTATGAATAA
- a CDS encoding HsdR family type I site-specific deoxyribonuclease, with the protein MTDYANAKFIKGSFTEAELEEAIIELFREEGYAYTNGSMLHRSYEEILLKDDLRDFLCHRYAEAHLSEAEMTKIIHRLEHIQTAPLYIGNRTAFRLFDEGFDLARDDAEAVALHIDCMDFDVPENNCFRVVNQYSVQGEHLRRPDLLVFVNGIPVAIFEFKSAINEEATIHDAWEQICIRYCRDIPRLMKYTFLSVLSDGANTRMGSIFTPYAYYYSWNKANDHDKASNGISSLFTIIKGAFAKDRLTALLRDFIFYPDDSRKEEAIVCRYPQFFAANKMLANIKAHLRPLGDGKGGTYFGATGCGKTYTMLFLSRLIALRDNALFQNPTIIILTDREDLDTQTARLFVTAKRYLRDNDVRSIENREDMAKTLKDRRSGGVYIITIQKFCEKTGLLSNRNNIICISDEAHRTQTGVGAKLKKTDKGVFTTYGFAHYLRSGFPNATYAGFTGTPIDETIAVFGGVVDSYTMKESSDDGITVRIAYEPRLARVIVSDAQAKEIEKYYARCAEQGSTFEQIEESKRAMSKMTAILGHPDRLKKLAADIVQHYESLCAEKPQVVQKAMIVCADRKIAFAVLKAITLLRPEWGEAHKADEEGNLPKDRLDKLLALPKINLVATQGANDEKTLFDACGTKEYRKTLDENFKNNDSNFKIAVVVDMWITGFDVPSLAVMYIDKPLQKHTLIQTISRVNRVFDGKDHGLVVDYIGIKNDMLEAVKKYGGPQENPVDELPISLSIFRNHLAMLDELMVGFDASIFFKGRPLQRLNCLNDAAEFVQAGKERQTRFMGLSQRLKAAYIICYPSGELTSDETAKAQFYLAIRSIIYKQTKGDAPDAEVMNQVVERMVQEALACTGIDNIVGESKAVDMFSEEFLREADAVKLPITKFNALLKMVRKAITAYGRTNKVKSVEFDERLRKVVEEYNNRDNLAFTSEVVADFVNDLSDRLIGILKDMQEDQASFEKMGISFEEKAFFDILTKVRDTHDFPYEDEKCIVLAKKIKELVEDKAKFANWSTRDDIKNQLDMELTILLYDNGYPPQWNEEVFEQVMEQAENFKKYSGVLEEPSVRYDLLARHGDSVPIAADGKPATYGKE; encoded by the coding sequence ATGACGGACTACGCGAACGCAAAATTCATCAAAGGGAGCTTTACCGAGGCAGAACTGGAAGAAGCCATCATCGAGCTTTTCCGGGAGGAGGGCTACGCCTATACGAACGGCAGTATGCTCCATCGAAGCTATGAAGAAATTTTGCTGAAAGATGATCTGCGGGATTTCCTTTGCCATCGTTATGCCGAGGCGCATCTCTCCGAAGCGGAAATGACGAAAATCATCCATCGCCTGGAGCATATCCAGACGGCCCCTCTCTATATCGGCAATCGCACAGCCTTCCGTCTTTTTGACGAGGGCTTCGACCTTGCGCGAGATGATGCCGAAGCCGTGGCTCTCCATATAGACTGCATGGATTTTGACGTGCCTGAGAACAACTGCTTCCGTGTGGTGAATCAATACTCTGTGCAGGGGGAACATCTGCGCCGCCCCGATCTGCTCGTTTTCGTGAACGGAATTCCCGTGGCGATTTTTGAGTTCAAATCCGCTATCAATGAAGAGGCGACCATTCACGATGCGTGGGAGCAGATCTGCATCCGTTACTGCCGAGATATTCCCCGGTTGATGAAGTATACTTTCCTCTCCGTTCTCAGCGACGGGGCGAACACCAGGATGGGCAGTATCTTCACGCCGTATGCCTACTATTACTCGTGGAACAAGGCGAATGACCATGACAAGGCATCGAACGGCATCTCCTCCCTCTTCACCATAATAAAGGGGGCTTTTGCCAAAGACCGCCTGACCGCACTGCTGCGGGACTTCATCTTCTACCCCGACGACAGCCGCAAGGAGGAAGCCATTGTCTGCCGCTATCCTCAGTTTTTTGCCGCCAACAAGATGCTGGCGAATATCAAGGCGCATCTGCGCCCTCTAGGCGACGGCAAGGGCGGCACATATTTCGGCGCAACGGGCTGCGGCAAGACCTACACGATGCTCTTTCTCTCACGTCTTATTGCCTTGCGGGACAACGCTCTCTTTCAAAATCCCACCATCATCATCCTCACCGACCGGGAAGACTTGGACACGCAGACTGCCAGGCTCTTTGTCACGGCGAAACGCTATCTGCGCGACAACGATGTGCGGAGCATCGAGAATCGCGAAGACATGGCAAAGACGCTGAAAGACCGCCGGAGCGGCGGCGTCTATATCATCACTATCCAGAAGTTTTGCGAGAAGACGGGGCTTCTCTCCAACCGGAACAACATCATCTGCATCTCCGATGAGGCACATCGCACGCAAACGGGAGTAGGCGCGAAGCTCAAGAAGACCGACAAGGGCGTTTTCACCACCTACGGCTTTGCCCACTACCTTCGAAGCGGTTTTCCCAATGCCACCTATGCGGGCTTCACGGGCACGCCCATCGATGAGACCATCGCCGTCTTCGGCGGTGTGGTGGACAGCTACACCATGAAGGAATCCAGCGATGACGGCATCACCGTACGCATCGCCTATGAGCCGCGTCTGGCACGGGTCATCGTCTCCGATGCGCAGGCGAAGGAAATCGAGAAATACTATGCACGCTGTGCCGAACAAGGCTCGACATTCGAGCAAATCGAAGAGAGCAAGCGAGCGATGAGCAAAATGACGGCGATCCTCGGTCATCCAGACCGTCTTAAGAAACTCGCCGCCGACATCGTGCAGCACTACGAATCTCTTTGCGCCGAAAAGCCGCAAGTGGTGCAAAAAGCCATGATTGTCTGCGCCGACCGCAAGATCGCCTTTGCGGTGCTGAAAGCCATCACCCTTCTTCGCCCCGAATGGGGCGAGGCGCATAAAGCGGACGAGGAAGGCAATCTTCCGAAAGACCGACTCGACAAGCTCCTCGCCCTGCCGAAAATCAATCTCGTGGCGACGCAAGGCGCGAACGACGAAAAGACGCTTTTCGACGCCTGCGGCACGAAGGAATATCGCAAAACCCTAGACGAGAACTTCAAGAACAACGATTCCAATTTCAAGATTGCCGTCGTGGTGGATATGTGGATCACGGGCTTCGATGTTCCGTCGCTGGCTGTCATGTATATCGACAAGCCGCTTCAGAAGCATACCCTGATCCAGACCATCTCCCGCGTCAATCGTGTATTCGACGGCAAAGACCATGGCTTGGTAGTCGATTATATCGGCATCAAGAACGATATGTTGGAAGCTGTCAAAAAGTATGGAGGCCCGCAGGAAAATCCCGTGGATGAACTGCCCATATCCCTCTCCATCTTCCGCAATCATCTCGCCATGCTGGACGAACTCATGGTCGGCTTCGATGCCTCGATCTTCTTCAAGGGGAGGCCTCTCCAAAGGCTGAACTGCCTCAATGATGCCGCTGAATTCGTGCAAGCGGGCAAGGAGCGGCAGACGCGCTTCATGGGGCTGTCCCAAAGGCTGAAGGCCGCCTACATTATCTGCTATCCCTCCGGAGAACTGACGAGTGACGAAACGGCCAAGGCGCAGTTCTATCTCGCCATCCGCTCCATCATCTACAAGCAGACCAAGGGCGACGCGCCGGATGCGGAAGTCATGAATCAGGTGGTGGAACGCATGGTGCAAGAGGCTCTTGCCTGCACCGGCATAGACAACATCGTGGGCGAAAGCAAAGCCGTCGATATGTTCAGCGAGGAATTCTTGAGAGAAGCCGACGCGGTGAAACTCCCCATCACGAAGTTCAACGCCCTCTTAAAAATGGTGCGAAAAGCCATCACTGCCTATGGACGCACGAACAAGGTGAAGTCCGTGGAATTTGACGAGCGACTGCGAAAGGTCGTGGAGGAATACAACAATCGTGACAATCTGGCCTTTACCAGCGAAGTGGTGGCGGACTTCGTCAACGACCTCTCTGACCGGCTGATCGGCATCCTGAAGGATATGCAGGAAGATCAAGCTTCTTTTGAGAAGATGGGGATTTCATTCGAGGAAAAGGCGTTTTTCGACATACTGACCAAGGTTCGCGACACGCACGATTTTCCATACGAGGATGAGAAGTGTATCGTCTTGGCTAAGAAAATCAAAGAGCTTGTGGAGGACAAAGCGAAATTCGCCAACTGGTCTACGCGCGACGACATCAAGAACCAGCTTGACATGGAACTCACCATCCTCCTCTATGACAACGGCTACCCGCCCCAGTGGAACGAGGAAGTCTTTGAACAGGTGATGGAGCAAGCAGAGAATTTCAAGAAGTACAGTGGCGTTTTGGAAGAGCCATCTGTCCGATACGATTTGCTGGCACGGCATGGAGACTCTGTCCCCATCGCTGCAGATGGCAAGCCAGCAACGTACGGGAAGGAATAA